Proteins from a single region of Microbacterium sp. zg-Y818:
- a CDS encoding organic hydroperoxide resistance protein, translated as METIYTAEALATGDGRNGHVATADGMLDVDVRVPKEMGGPGGALNPELLFAAGYAACFHSALLSVARHEKVALHDTSVGARVGIGSNGEGGFGLAVELEVVIPDLPADQAQALADAAHLVCPYSNATRGNIEVIVRVVED; from the coding sequence ATGGAAACGATCTACACCGCGGAGGCCCTCGCCACCGGAGACGGCCGCAACGGCCACGTGGCAACTGCCGACGGAATGCTCGATGTCGACGTTCGCGTGCCGAAGGAGATGGGTGGTCCGGGAGGCGCCCTCAACCCCGAGCTGCTGTTCGCGGCGGGCTACGCGGCGTGCTTCCACAGCGCACTGCTGAGCGTCGCCCGCCACGAGAAGGTCGCGCTGCACGACACGAGCGTGGGTGCGCGCGTGGGCATCGGCTCGAACGGCGAGGGCGGCTTCGGCCTGGCCGTCGAGCTCGAGGTCGTCATCCCCGACCTGCCCGCGGACCAGGCGCAGGCGCTGGCGGATGCCGCGCATCTGGTCTGCCCGTACTCCAACGCGACGCGCGGCAACATCGAGGTCATCGTGCGAGTCGTCGAGGACTGA
- a CDS encoding MarR family transcriptional regulator has protein sequence MTDAQHAGERAIDGMLCFSLYAASRATTQVYRRLLKPWGLTYPQYLVLLELWEREPLTVSDLGRDLALDSGTLSPLLSRLEKLGHVARTRSSEDARVVTIGLTESGRALRTELAHVPGEVFRCMSVSPATAQALVVNLRAYTDAVEASNTAASA, from the coding sequence ATGACTGATGCGCAGCACGCGGGGGAGCGGGCGATCGACGGGATGCTGTGCTTCTCGCTGTATGCGGCGAGCCGTGCGACTACCCAGGTGTACCGCCGGCTGCTGAAGCCCTGGGGTCTGACGTACCCGCAGTACCTCGTGCTGCTCGAGCTGTGGGAGCGCGAGCCGCTCACGGTGAGCGACCTGGGCCGCGACCTGGCCTTGGATTCGGGCACGCTGTCGCCCCTGCTCTCGCGCCTCGAAAAGCTGGGGCACGTCGCCCGCACCCGATCGAGCGAGGATGCCCGAGTCGTCACGATCGGCCTCACCGAATCCGGCCGCGCACTGCGCACCGAACTCGCACACGTGCCGGGCGAGGTCTTTCGCTGCATGTCGGTCTCGCCCGCGACTGCGCAGGCCCTGGTCGTGAATCTTCGCGCCTACACCGACGCGGTGGAGGCCTCGAACACCGCGGCATCCGCCTGA
- a CDS encoding spermidine synthase translates to MNARFEELDWQRTPLGEVTLRRRFDPVLNEDVYEAILNDEHLMSTHFTVAEIELAHLGLDPVRGDDLDVLVGGLGLGYTAQAVLTHDRVRSLTVVEAIDAVVDWHRRALLPISRELTADPRLRMELADFFALMRSDEVPRRYDAILVDIDHSPVHHLNPAHADFYTPDGIHRMRRHLAPGGVFALWSDDPPDPAFITVLESAFENVRGEVVSFDNALTGGRSANSIYVAS, encoded by the coding sequence GTGAACGCACGATTCGAAGAGCTGGATTGGCAGCGGACGCCCCTCGGCGAGGTGACCCTCCGGCGTCGTTTCGATCCCGTGCTGAACGAGGACGTGTACGAGGCGATCCTGAACGACGAGCACCTGATGTCGACGCACTTCACGGTCGCCGAGATCGAGCTCGCGCATCTCGGCCTCGACCCCGTCCGGGGCGACGACCTGGATGTGCTCGTCGGCGGGCTCGGCCTCGGGTACACCGCGCAGGCCGTACTCACGCACGACCGCGTGCGCTCGCTCACCGTCGTCGAGGCGATCGATGCCGTCGTCGACTGGCACCGCCGGGCGCTCCTGCCGATCTCGCGCGAGCTCACCGCGGACCCGCGGCTCAGAATGGAACTCGCCGACTTCTTCGCTCTCATGCGATCCGACGAGGTCCCCCGTCGTTACGACGCGATCCTCGTCGACATCGATCACTCGCCGGTGCACCACCTCAATCCGGCCCACGCCGATTTCTACACGCCCGATGGCATCCATCGGATGCGTCGACACCTCGCGCCGGGCGGCGTGTTCGCGCTGTGGTCCGACGATCCCCCGGACCCGGCGTTCATCACCGTCCTCGAGAGCGCGTTCGAGAACGTGCGGGGCGAGGTGGTCTCGTTCGACAACGCCCTGACCGGCGGCCGGTCGGCGAACTCCATCTACGTCGCGAGCTGA
- a CDS encoding MerR family transcriptional regulator, translating to MLSIGAFAQIGQVTHRMLRHWDTAGLLEPAHVDESSGYRSYDPSQLARLHRIVALRQLGFGLDDISSILDRGVDAERIAALLRIRRAEVEQERRIAAGRLIDVERRLRLIEKENHMSHIEIIEKSLPAVRLAARRAVVADQTEVASAVGPAFDAVAEIIGDECGALAEPIAQYDTVEDGMQIIAGYGCDGPARDSFEIVELPAAEAAVCGIHLGSMDRIAESWHAIHTEILARGLVQSGPCRELYVRAESENQADWVTGLQQPVRRG from the coding sequence ATGTTGTCCATCGGAGCCTTCGCGCAGATCGGCCAGGTGACCCATCGGATGCTGCGGCATTGGGACACCGCCGGTCTGCTCGAACCCGCTCACGTGGATGAGTCCAGCGGCTACCGCTCTTACGACCCCTCACAACTCGCGCGTCTGCACCGAATCGTCGCGCTGCGCCAACTCGGCTTCGGTCTTGACGACATCTCGTCGATCCTGGACCGCGGAGTCGATGCGGAACGCATCGCGGCTCTGTTGCGAATTCGTCGAGCTGAGGTGGAGCAGGAACGCCGCATCGCTGCCGGCCGACTCATCGACGTGGAACGGCGCCTCCGACTCATCGAGAAAGAGAACCACATGTCCCATATCGAGATCATCGAAAAGTCCCTGCCCGCTGTGCGCCTCGCGGCCCGCCGTGCGGTCGTCGCAGATCAAACCGAGGTAGCGAGTGCCGTGGGCCCCGCCTTCGATGCCGTCGCCGAGATCATCGGTGATGAGTGCGGAGCGCTGGCTGAGCCGATCGCGCAGTACGACACGGTCGAAGACGGCATGCAGATCATCGCCGGCTACGGATGCGATGGCCCCGCGCGCGATAGCTTCGAGATCGTCGAGTTGCCCGCTGCTGAAGCTGCCGTCTGCGGCATCCATCTCGGCTCGATGGACCGCATCGCCGAGAGCTGGCATGCGATCCACACGGAAATCCTCGCTCGCGGGCTCGTTCAATCCGGGCCGTGTCGGGAACTTTACGTCCGGGCGGAATCGGAGAACCAAGCCGATTGGGTGACCGGGCTGCAGCAGCCTGTTCGTCGCGGCTGA
- a CDS encoding MFS transporter, which produces MSDERGRRSGGFRRFWAANTLSAFGSTATAVALPVLVVQGLHADPIEVGIVNAAQFVPYALFGLIAGVYVDRWRRRRTLVVASLGRALALAMIPLLWALGWLSISTLVALLLLFGTFSVFGFAASQSLPPRLVARDRLLRANAQLDQGEAAAQTLGPTLAGLLVRWLGAPMALLIDAVTYVVDAILVASIRIEEKPSRIRGRVFRDMREGLSATYRHPVLLPLSISTHVWFVANAASLTVLSLFALRTLELDAALFGLLLSTVGAATLIGASFAERLGIRFGEGATITGARLIYPLAWIAVGLVPLVGGPGEIVLLFAALAAGGLAGGVENANEMSYRQRAVPDGLLGRINATGRSVNRTAGAVGAVLGGVLASAIGVTQSIWVVAGVFAFAALIAVLSPLRSARA; this is translated from the coding sequence ATGTCAGACGAGCGAGGGCGACGAAGCGGGGGGTTCCGGCGATTCTGGGCCGCCAACACCCTCAGCGCGTTCGGGTCCACCGCCACCGCCGTGGCCTTGCCTGTGCTCGTCGTCCAAGGGCTCCACGCCGACCCCATCGAGGTCGGCATCGTCAATGCGGCGCAGTTCGTTCCCTATGCGCTCTTCGGACTGATCGCGGGCGTCTACGTCGACAGGTGGCGTCGACGTCGCACCTTGGTGGTGGCCAGCCTTGGACGCGCACTCGCCTTGGCCATGATCCCCCTCTTGTGGGCGCTCGGGTGGCTTTCGATCTCGACCCTCGTGGCGCTGCTGCTGCTCTTCGGCACCTTCTCCGTGTTCGGCTTCGCGGCGTCGCAATCGCTGCCGCCTCGCCTGGTCGCCCGAGACCGTCTGCTGCGCGCCAACGCGCAACTCGATCAGGGCGAGGCTGCCGCGCAGACGCTCGGTCCGACGCTCGCCGGCCTGCTCGTGCGGTGGCTCGGAGCGCCGATGGCTTTGCTGATCGACGCGGTGACCTACGTCGTTGACGCCATTCTCGTCGCAAGCATCCGGATCGAGGAGAAGCCCTCTCGCATACGGGGGCGCGTGTTCCGAGACATGCGCGAGGGCCTGTCTGCAACCTATCGGCATCCTGTCTTGCTGCCGCTCTCGATTTCCACCCACGTGTGGTTCGTCGCGAACGCAGCCTCACTGACGGTTCTGTCGTTGTTCGCCCTGCGCACCCTCGAGCTCGACGCAGCGCTCTTCGGTCTCCTCCTCTCGACCGTCGGCGCCGCGACGCTCATCGGGGCGTCATTCGCCGAACGGCTCGGCATCCGCTTCGGAGAGGGCGCGACGATCACGGGCGCCCGACTGATCTATCCCCTGGCGTGGATCGCTGTCGGCCTCGTCCCTCTGGTTGGCGGGCCGGGCGAAATCGTTCTGCTGTTCGCCGCTCTGGCAGCCGGAGGTCTTGCGGGCGGCGTCGAGAACGCGAACGAGATGAGCTATCGCCAGCGAGCCGTGCCTGACGGGCTGCTTGGCCGCATCAACGCCACCGGGCGATCGGTCAACCGCACCGCAGGAGCGGTCGGAGCGGTGCTGGGCGGGGTGCTCGCCTCAGCCATCGGGGTGACCCAGTCGATCTGGGTTGTCGCCGGTGTATTCGCCTTCGCCGCCCTCATCGCAGTCCTCTCACCGCTGCGCTCCGCTCGCGCGTGA
- a CDS encoding nuclear transport factor 2 family protein: MTSPDEGAADIGVIAARFAEAIVSNDADRIASCLHPEWRLIDGDGVTTRQVFLDLVRSGALTHSVMRATGPVDVRLHDDVAIVVARVVNTAHFGGATFHADEWTTDVFVRDDTRWLCAHSHVTPAAGTG; this comes from the coding sequence GTGACGAGCCCGGACGAGGGCGCAGCCGACATCGGAGTGATCGCCGCGCGGTTTGCCGAGGCGATCGTGTCGAACGACGCCGACCGCATCGCCTCCTGCCTGCACCCCGAATGGAGGCTGATCGACGGTGACGGTGTCACCACGAGGCAGGTGTTCCTCGACCTGGTGCGCTCGGGTGCGCTCACCCATTCCGTCATGCGCGCGACAGGTCCCGTGGACGTCCGGTTGCACGACGACGTCGCGATCGTCGTTGCTCGGGTAGTCAACACCGCGCACTTCGGCGGGGCTACCTTCCACGCGGACGAATGGACTACGGACGTATTCGTCCGCGACGACACTCGCTGGCTGTGCGCGCACAGTCACGTCACGCCCGCCGCCGGGACCGGGTAG
- a CDS encoding HNH endonuclease signature motif containing protein, giving the protein MNSSPATFSDAALATSDVVVEMLDTDRQIAALQARQLALLGRAGAIAAEQTARIPIGAQREREMPLRSIAAEIGAALRRSDRGMQNRIHEATTMLAQFPSTVQSLREGRIDIAHLRVIGEAGSRLTDPEARAVFEQAALAVAERETAARAKPIITMLAHRIDPVPSAGRHATAAAGRRVWVRDLDDGMAEVVALLPAPLAHGIRDRVTQYARTLLEQANSGDPAGGHDSAPADTRTMDQLRADVFTDLLLTGHASAAASDDTICETDAIVARIQLTVPSATLAGREVPASLQGHGPIDAASARHYASTATSWDRLFVDAATGNVEDADRYRPSRAQRRLLRGRDEHCRFPGCRAAVWACDIDHTIDFARGGPTRPCNLAHLCKRHHTLKHHTAWSVEQRPDGVLVWTSPGGRVYSDIPQRVLEFSAATRSGAPPPF; this is encoded by the coding sequence ATGAACAGCTCCCCCGCCACCTTCTCGGATGCCGCGCTCGCGACATCCGACGTCGTGGTGGAGATGCTCGACACCGACCGGCAGATCGCCGCGCTGCAGGCCCGGCAGCTGGCGCTGCTCGGTCGAGCCGGCGCGATCGCGGCAGAACAAACCGCACGCATCCCGATCGGCGCGCAGCGCGAGCGGGAGATGCCGTTGCGATCCATCGCGGCCGAGATCGGTGCCGCGCTGCGGCGGTCCGACCGTGGAATGCAGAACCGCATCCACGAGGCGACCACCATGCTCGCGCAGTTCCCGAGCACCGTGCAATCGTTGCGGGAGGGCCGGATCGACATCGCCCACCTGCGGGTGATCGGCGAGGCGGGATCGCGGCTCACCGATCCGGAGGCACGGGCGGTCTTCGAGCAGGCGGCGCTGGCCGTCGCGGAGCGAGAGACCGCGGCGCGCGCGAAGCCGATCATCACGATGCTCGCCCATCGAATCGACCCCGTACCGTCGGCAGGCCGGCACGCGACCGCGGCGGCCGGCCGCCGCGTCTGGGTACGGGACCTCGATGACGGCATGGCAGAAGTGGTCGCGCTGCTGCCGGCGCCCCTCGCGCACGGCATCCGGGACCGCGTCACCCAGTACGCGCGCACGCTCCTCGAGCAGGCGAACAGCGGCGACCCGGCCGGCGGCCACGACTCCGCTCCGGCAGACACCCGCACGATGGACCAACTCCGCGCCGACGTCTTCACCGACCTGCTTCTCACTGGCCACGCCAGCGCGGCGGCATCCGACGACACGATCTGTGAAACCGACGCGATTGTGGCGCGCATCCAGCTGACCGTGCCGTCCGCGACCCTTGCGGGGCGCGAGGTGCCGGCCAGCCTCCAGGGGCACGGCCCCATCGATGCAGCCTCCGCCCGCCATTACGCGTCCACCGCCACGTCGTGGGATCGCCTGTTCGTCGACGCCGCGACCGGGAACGTGGAGGATGCCGACCGCTACCGGCCATCCCGCGCCCAGCGCCGATTGCTGCGCGGACGCGATGAGCACTGCCGATTCCCCGGCTGCCGGGCGGCGGTGTGGGCGTGCGACATCGACCACACGATCGACTTCGCCCGCGGCGGACCCACCCGGCCGTGCAACCTCGCGCACCTGTGCAAACGACACCACACGCTCAAACACCACACCGCGTGGTCAGTCGAACAGCGGCCGGACGGGGTGTTGGTGTGGACCAGCCCGGGCGGCCGCGTGTATTCCGACATCCCGCAGCGCGTTCTCGAGTTCAGCGCCGCGACCCGCAGCGGCGCACCGCCACCGTTCTAG
- a CDS encoding YafY family protein, which yields MSDTTSRALELLNLLQTHRHWPGSELAQRLGVTERTVRRDVERLRELGYRIESSPGAAGGYRLEAGSAVPPLLLNDDEAVAMAIGLRIAATQRLIGGADTALTALAKLEQVLPAALRRRVMALADTVHPVRIGGGEAASTAVLGELALACRDCERVRFTYTSAAGETTHRRVEPHYLAPADRHWYLLCWDIERDDWRTFRVDRLSDVEHTRVLFEPRPLTPEEVDEFITVARSWVRQPVETDVVMELPIDTMRASFGQWGQGATAEDVDRTRWPVGGADWRETMYGMSWIPAGVPFTTDLAEPHRAEMREALVRILGALDAPPPPPRV from the coding sequence ATGTCCGACACCACCTCTCGTGCGCTGGAGCTGCTGAACCTGCTGCAGACGCACCGGCACTGGCCGGGGTCCGAGCTCGCCCAGCGCCTCGGCGTGACCGAGCGGACAGTGCGCCGCGATGTCGAGCGGCTGCGGGAGCTCGGCTACCGCATCGAGTCCTCGCCGGGCGCGGCCGGCGGCTATCGGCTCGAGGCGGGGAGTGCGGTGCCGCCGCTGCTGCTCAACGACGATGAGGCCGTCGCGATGGCGATCGGCCTGCGCATCGCGGCGACGCAGCGCCTGATCGGTGGCGCCGACACGGCGCTGACGGCGCTGGCCAAGCTCGAGCAGGTGCTCCCTGCGGCGTTGCGCCGACGGGTCATGGCGCTCGCCGACACCGTGCATCCCGTCCGCATCGGCGGGGGAGAGGCGGCTTCGACGGCGGTGCTCGGCGAGCTGGCGCTCGCGTGCCGGGATTGCGAACGGGTGCGCTTCACCTACACATCGGCGGCGGGCGAGACGACGCACCGCCGGGTCGAGCCGCACTACCTGGCTCCCGCCGACCGGCACTGGTACCTGCTGTGCTGGGATATCGAGCGCGACGACTGGCGGACATTCCGTGTGGACCGGCTCTCGGACGTCGAGCACACGCGCGTGCTCTTCGAGCCGCGCCCGCTCACCCCGGAGGAGGTCGACGAGTTCATCACGGTCGCCCGGTCGTGGGTGCGTCAGCCGGTGGAGACGGACGTGGTGATGGAGCTGCCGATCGACACCATGCGCGCGTCGTTCGGACAGTGGGGTCAGGGGGCGACGGCGGAGGATGTCGACCGCACGCGGTGGCCCGTCGGCGGCGCGGACTGGCGCGAGACGATGTACGGGATGTCGTGGATACCCGCCGGCGTGCCGTTCACGACGGATCTCGCCGAGCCCCACCGTGCCGAGATGCGTGAGGCGCTGGTGCGGATTCTGGGCGCCCTCGATGCGCCGCCTCCACCGCCGCGCGTCTGA
- a CDS encoding ATP-binding cassette domain-containing protein has translation MSNEPILEARGLTKRFTVKKKTVAAVTDLTFQVAAGELVAFLGPNGAGKSTSLRMLTTLLAPTEGTARVVGRDILRDPAGVRARIGYVGQLTSGSFAQRVRDELLSQGAFYGLSRTASVTRADELIESLDLAPFASQSVQQLSGGQKRRLDIALGLMHAPPLLFLDEPSTGLDPQSRANLWQHILDLRTTHGTTVFLTTHYLEEADRYAERVMVMDSGRVIADDTAARMKAELAGDLLTLGFEGRADADAALPVVGRLTDRDVQRQDAASLTLTVPDGDRLLPAAIRALDEAGIAVTRATGVPPTLDDVFLALTGRTLRDAGEGAATGETETPQAATAAQPTGAAR, from the coding sequence ATGTCGAACGAACCCATCCTCGAAGCGCGGGGACTCACCAAGCGCTTCACAGTCAAGAAGAAGACCGTCGCGGCGGTCACCGACCTCACGTTCCAGGTCGCCGCCGGCGAACTGGTCGCCTTTCTCGGCCCCAACGGTGCCGGAAAGTCCACGAGCCTGCGCATGCTGACGACGCTGCTCGCCCCGACCGAAGGCACCGCGCGCGTCGTCGGGCGCGACATCCTGCGAGACCCCGCCGGTGTGCGCGCCCGCATCGGCTACGTCGGACAGCTCACCAGCGGCAGCTTCGCACAGCGGGTGCGCGACGAGCTGCTCAGCCAGGGCGCGTTCTACGGGCTCTCGCGCACCGCCTCGGTCACGCGCGCCGACGAGCTCATCGAGTCGCTCGACCTCGCACCCTTCGCGTCGCAGTCTGTCCAGCAGCTCTCGGGCGGCCAGAAGCGGCGCCTCGACATCGCGCTCGGGCTCATGCACGCGCCGCCCCTGCTGTTCCTCGACGAACCCTCCACAGGGCTCGACCCGCAGAGCCGGGCGAACCTCTGGCAGCACATCCTCGACCTGCGCACCACGCACGGCACGACGGTGTTCCTCACGACGCACTATCTGGAGGAGGCCGACCGGTACGCCGAGCGGGTCATGGTCATGGACAGCGGGCGCGTGATCGCCGACGACACCGCCGCCCGCATGAAGGCGGAACTGGCCGGTGACCTGCTCACCCTCGGCTTCGAGGGGCGTGCAGACGCGGATGCCGCGCTGCCCGTGGTCGGACGCCTCACTGACCGCGACGTGCAGCGTCAGGACGCGGCATCCCTCACCCTCACCGTGCCCGACGGCGACCGGCTGCTGCCGGCGGCGATCCGCGCGCTGGACGAAGCGGGCATCGCCGTCACCCGCGCCACGGGCGTGCCGCCCACCCTCGACGACGTCTTCCTCGCGCTGACCGGACGCACCCTGCGCGACGCGGGAGAGGGCGCGGCAACCGGCGAGACCGAGACACCGCAGGCGGCCACCGCCGCCCAGCCGACAGGAGCCGCACGATGA
- a CDS encoding ABC transporter permease, which produces MTATTARPDTAVRPHAARDTWHVLTRELRPVVRDPFTLIFSLVQPLVFLGLFAPLLIGTSGAPASETLQWFVPGVLVMIVLFGTGATGSNLQYEMMTGSHERTLVAPLVRSSLLVGRALKEIVPILVQALLIVLIAWPFGFSIHPIGVVVGLALLAVFGVGLGSLSYALALATRDREWLFWGVQQTLIFPLLILSGMLLPLDAAPGWMRAVATVNPINWVVQAERALFAGDVGSGPVLWGWVAALALAAVGLAVGIRAMRRSS; this is translated from the coding sequence ATGACCGCCACCACCGCCCGACCTGACACCGCCGTGCGCCCCCACGCCGCGCGCGACACGTGGCACGTGCTCACCCGGGAGCTCCGCCCGGTGGTGCGCGACCCGTTCACGCTCATCTTCAGCCTCGTGCAGCCACTGGTCTTCCTCGGGCTGTTCGCGCCGCTGCTGATCGGCACCTCCGGCGCGCCGGCATCCGAGACCCTGCAGTGGTTCGTGCCTGGGGTGCTGGTGATGATCGTCCTCTTCGGCACCGGCGCGACGGGCTCGAACCTGCAGTACGAGATGATGACCGGCTCGCACGAACGCACGCTGGTGGCGCCGCTGGTGCGCTCGTCGCTGCTTGTCGGCCGCGCTCTCAAGGAGATCGTGCCGATCCTCGTGCAGGCCCTGCTCATCGTGCTGATCGCGTGGCCGTTCGGCTTCTCGATCCACCCGATCGGCGTCGTGGTCGGCCTTGCTCTGCTCGCGGTGTTCGGCGTCGGGCTGGGGTCGCTGTCGTATGCGCTGGCCCTCGCGACCCGCGACAGGGAGTGGCTCTTCTGGGGCGTGCAGCAGACGCTGATCTTCCCGTTGCTGATCCTGTCGGGCATGCTGCTGCCCCTCGACGCCGCGCCGGGATGGATGCGGGCGGTCGCCACCGTGAATCCGATCAACTGGGTCGTGCAGGCCGAGCGCGCACTGTTCGCCGGGGATGTCGGCAGCGGCCCGGTTCTCTGGGGTTGGGTCGCCGCCTTGGCACTTGCGGCGGTCGGGCTCGCCGTCGGCATCCGCGCGATGCGCCGCAGCAGCTGA
- a CDS encoding DUF2207 domain-containing protein: MVHVSRRIALTFALLLVGLAASAGALGPVAADVDDFTFDSLDVDYTLTRAEDGTSRLRVVETFVAVFPDADQNRGVRRAIPTSYNGQPLNPRLISITDEAGVERPAESDSDDGVFEMVSRADDYLRGEQTFVFTYDLENVTWTFDDGGQEFYWDVNGVDWLQPFGEVTATLHMDADLAGALTGRQSCYVGDQGVTQQCEIQAVTAEDGSVTVTADAVDLAPYETMTIAVGFDPDTFVLFDSSYFASGWGWAQAASALGMAGAFGFAVWTRRRWLRDAPGRPTVIAEFTPPPGVDALESAVMLGKTSKAIPAEVLEQAIVGSLRIVEGSKRAFGGSKLQVELVDRSRADRDGRMLLDGLFGKGARPGATFEFGKQDTRLSGVASKILKAAGVELKKRGVYRSVPGRVRTWPAAALFAGTVLVILFGMLAIAASVNVLVPLVLMVVAGIVLAFGMGLVFHRPLTDAGAELRDHLAGLKIFIDWAEADRIRMLQSPMGAERRPVDVGDPRQMIHLYETLLPYAVVFGQEKKWADELMVYYGDAGVTPSWYYGSAAFNAAAFSSSIASLSSAAMSSSSTSGGSSGGGSAGGGGGGGGGGGV; the protein is encoded by the coding sequence ATGGTGCACGTTTCCAGAAGGATCGCGCTGACGTTCGCCCTGCTCCTGGTCGGGCTCGCAGCGTCCGCCGGAGCGCTCGGCCCGGTGGCGGCTGACGTCGACGACTTCACCTTCGACAGCCTCGACGTCGACTACACCCTCACCCGCGCCGAGGACGGCACGAGCCGGCTGCGCGTGGTGGAGACGTTCGTCGCGGTCTTCCCCGACGCCGACCAGAACCGCGGAGTGCGGCGCGCGATCCCGACGTCGTACAACGGGCAGCCGCTCAACCCGAGGCTCATCTCGATCACCGACGAGGCCGGCGTCGAGCGGCCGGCCGAGAGCGACAGTGACGACGGCGTCTTCGAGATGGTCTCGCGCGCCGACGACTACCTGCGTGGCGAGCAGACCTTCGTTTTCACCTACGACCTCGAAAACGTCACCTGGACCTTCGACGACGGTGGCCAGGAATTCTACTGGGACGTCAACGGCGTCGATTGGCTGCAGCCGTTCGGCGAGGTGACGGCGACCCTCCACATGGATGCCGATCTCGCCGGAGCGCTCACGGGCCGCCAATCCTGCTATGTCGGCGACCAGGGCGTCACGCAACAGTGCGAGATTCAAGCGGTGACTGCTGAGGACGGCTCTGTGACCGTAACGGCGGATGCCGTAGACCTTGCTCCCTACGAGACGATGACCATCGCGGTCGGATTCGACCCCGACACCTTCGTGCTGTTCGACTCGTCGTACTTCGCGTCGGGGTGGGGCTGGGCGCAGGCAGCGTCTGCGCTCGGGATGGCCGGGGCGTTCGGTTTCGCGGTCTGGACGCGGCGGCGCTGGTTGCGCGACGCTCCCGGACGCCCGACGGTCATCGCGGAGTTCACGCCCCCGCCGGGGGTGGATGCCCTGGAGAGCGCCGTCATGCTCGGCAAGACGTCGAAGGCCATTCCGGCGGAGGTGCTCGAGCAGGCCATCGTGGGGTCCCTCCGCATCGTGGAGGGATCGAAACGCGCATTCGGCGGGTCGAAGCTGCAGGTGGAGCTGGTCGATCGCTCTCGGGCGGACCGCGACGGCCGCATGTTGCTCGACGGGCTGTTCGGCAAGGGCGCGCGGCCCGGTGCGACCTTCGAGTTCGGCAAGCAGGACACGCGGCTGTCGGGCGTGGCCTCGAAGATCCTCAAGGCGGCGGGAGTCGAGCTCAAGAAGCGAGGGGTGTATCGGTCGGTTCCCGGGCGCGTGCGCACGTGGCCCGCGGCGGCGCTGTTCGCCGGGACGGTGCTCGTGATCCTCTTCGGGATGCTGGCAATCGCGGCATCCGTCAACGTGTTGGTGCCGCTGGTGCTCATGGTGGTGGCGGGGATCGTGCTGGCCTTCGGAATGGGGTTGGTCTTCCACCGGCCGTTGACGGATGCCGGTGCGGAGCTGCGTGACCACCTGGCGGGCCTGAAGATCTTCATCGACTGGGCGGAGGCGGACCGCATCCGCATGCTGCAATCGCCGATGGGTGCCGAGCGGCGCCCCGTCGACGTCGGCGACCCACGGCAGATGATCCACCTGTACGAGACGCTGCTGCCCTATGCCGTCGTCTTCGGGCAGGAGAAGAAGTGGGCTGATGAGCTGATGGTCTACTACGGAGACGCCGGGGTGACCCCATCGTGGTACTACGGCTCCGCGGCGTTCAACGCCGCCGCGTTCTCGTCGAGCATCGCCTCGCTGTCGAGCGCCGCGATGTCGTCGTCGTCGACGTCGGGCGGCTCGTCCGGCGGTGGCTCCGCAGGCGGGGGCGGCGGAGGCGGCGGAGGCGGCGGCGTCTGA
- a CDS encoding MarR family transcriptional regulator — MTDRRLAVDAWEALFRAQYEVFQEISNDFDGSGLTQAEYDVMLTVTRCESGARLREVTANMLISQPSVSRLVDRMVSRGLLTKCADPTDGRGAVLQATPEGTAMFRRLATRHGQSIAARMSVLDDDELRQLRDLATKLRGV; from the coding sequence ATGACCGACCGACGCCTCGCCGTGGATGCCTGGGAGGCGCTGTTCCGGGCTCAGTACGAGGTGTTCCAGGAGATCAGCAACGACTTCGACGGATCGGGGCTGACCCAGGCGGAGTACGACGTGATGCTGACGGTGACCCGGTGCGAATCGGGCGCGCGGCTGCGCGAAGTCACCGCCAACATGCTCATCAGCCAGCCGAGCGTCTCGCGCCTGGTCGACCGCATGGTGTCACGGGGACTCCTGACCAAATGCGCCGACCCCACCGATGGGCGCGGGGCCGTGCTCCAGGCGACACCAGAGGGCACCGCGATGTTCCGCCGTCTGGCCACCCGCCACGGACAGTCGATCGCCGCCCGCATGTCGGTGCTCGACGACGACGAGCTGCGGCAGCTACGGGACCTCGCGACGAAGCTGCGCGGGGTCTGA